Below is a genomic region from Paenibacillus rhizovicinus.
CTTCGACCGACTGCGCGCAGAAGGCGACATGGGACAAATATTCGTCAGCTACCGCGATGAGATGGTCGATCAGCTGCCCCAGCGACCAGCCGCCCTGTTTGGCGATGCGCCGCAGCCTGTCCGGAGGATAGCTTTTCAAATCCTTCTTGAACGCCTCAATGAAATCGTACATCGTTAAACGCCCCTTTGCCGCGTTATTTATCGTCCGGGAGAGCAGGCTGCAACAAGGCTACGTTCTCGTCATGGATATGCGCCTTCATAAGCCGGCATGCCAGCTCGATATCCTTCGCTCTCATCGCCTGCAGGAGAATGTCGTGCTCTTCGTAGATTTGGCGAGGGTCGCTGTACATCGGGTTCTGGATGAAGAAATGCAAGCGAATCCGATTGACGATGCTCGACCAGATATTCATGACGTTGCTGGCGCGCGACGCCTGAATGATGTATTCGTGAAAGGCAATGTCGTTATTCACGATCCCGGCGGGATCCTCCCGTTCGACGGCTTCCCGGATGCCATCGACGAAGGTTTGCATGTGCGCGAAATCCGCATCGGTCATTTGAGAGAGACCGGAGCGAATCGCGAACAGCTCGATCGTAAGCCGGATCGGTATGAGCACCTCGATGACTTCCTCCTGCGAGAATTCCGCTACGACGGTTTCTTTGTACGGCGAGGAGTGCAGGAGACCTTCTTGCTCGAGCGTTCTCATCGCTTCGCGAATCGGTCCGCGGCTGACGCCCATTTCTTTGGCAATCGCGCTTTCCCTCAGCTTATCGCCCGGCTTCAGTTGGCCGTTCAGAATCGCATTGCGTATGTCATCCGTTATTCGATGTCTTAATGATGTTGGCTTTTGCTCTTTGAAGCTGAAATTGTCCATGCTTGCGTACCTCGCTGATCTCGACATGAATAGATAGGTCAATGATAGGCGAATCCCATCTTCCTGTCAAAAAAAATAAACAATAAGATTGTTGACAATCTTACGAAATGATTTTATACTCGCCTTGAACGTGAACAGCATGCGGAATATTCTCTAACTCATACAGTAGGCAGGTGACCATGCACGTGAAGATCACGGATGTAGAAGTGCTTTATTTGAAGCTTCCCCAGGTCGACGCGTCGCGCTGCGACGGCACGCAGGACACGTTGATCGTCCGGGTACGGACAGACGAAGGGATCGACGGAATCGGCGAAATCGACTCTGTTCCGGTCGTTGCCCGCGCCGTTATCGAAGCCCCGCCATCGCATTCGATCGCGACAGGCCTCAAGGAGCTGTTAATAGGCGAAGATCCTTTCGAGGTTGAGCGGCTGTGGGACAAAATGTACATGGGCGCGCTCTATTACGGGCGAACGGGTCCCGTGCTTCATGCGATGAGCGGGATCGACATTGCGCTTTGGGACATCATCGGCAAAGCTGCCAACCGTCCGACAGCTCAAATGCTGGGCGGAATCTATCGCAGGGAAATACCCGTCTACGCCAGCCTGCTTATGCCGGACACGATTGCAGAGGCTGCCAAGCTCGCCGAGAAGTACATGAACCTCGGCTACAAAGCAATCAAATTCGGCTGGGGCCCGATCGGACGCGTATCGCAGGCCTTCGATATCGAGCTTGTCCGCACGATCCGGTCGGTCATCGGCGACGAGAACCGGCTTATGATCGATGTCGGCCAAGTCTGGGACGTCAAGCACGCGATCCGGATGGCGGCGGAATTCGAGCGTTACGGCGTGTACTGGATGGAGGAACCGCTGCCGCCGGACGATTTAACCGGTTACAAGCTGTTGTCGGAGCAAGCCGGCATTTATATCGCGACAGGCGAGCAGGAGAGCGGCAGAAGGTCGTTCGACAGACTGCTGCGCGAAGGCGGAGTCGACATTCTGCAGCCGGATCTAGGACGCTGCGGGGGGCTGACGGAAGCACGCAAGATCGCCGTTATGGCTTACGATCGCAACCGCAAGGTCGTTCCTCATGCGTTCAAGACGGGCGTGCTGGTGGCGGCGAGCGCGCATTTCGCGGCGAGCATGCCGCAAGGCGACTTGATTGAATATACGCTCTCGGATTCCCCGCTCGCCAGGCATGCCGTAGCGAATCCGCTTGCGATCAAGGACGGCTGCGTTCGGCTGCCGGAAAGCCCGGGTCTGGGCATCGAGCTCGACGAGCAGACCGTGAAGAAGTATCTCGTAACGTAACTTGCGCGCCGCACCAACGACAACGACAATGATCTACTATTAGGAAGCAGCGGCTGTTTTAGCATTGTTTTAGCATCATGCCAGAAGCAATCACTTTAAACAGGAGGCCTATCCGATGAAATTGCATGCTTTGACGATGGAACAAATGTTGGCTTGGGAGCGGGACGGTTACCTTGCGATCGAGGATTTTCTAAATCCGGAAGAGTTAAGCGTTTACAATGCGGCGATGGACCAGACATTGGCGGATTACAAAGCGAAGGGCAATGTCATGCCGCCGAATATTGATCAGGTCAGCGGCGTCATCGAGCATGGCGAACTCTATCTGCAGCTAATGGAGCATCCGCGCATGATGGGCGTGATGCGCGATGTCTTCGGCGATGCGTTTACGATGATCGACAACGAGCTGTTCATCAAACATCCCGGACAGGTTACGCATGCTTCCTGGCATCGCGACACGACCACGACGATGCATCTTGGCAAGAAGCGGGTTCCGTTCATGGTCAAAGTGTTCTACTTCATGGCAGACGTTCCTTATGACGGCGGATGTCTATCCTTCCTCCCGGGCAGCCGGCATATGCCGGATGAGCTGCTTCCGTCCAGCGATCATGGCGAACAGATGCCTGGACATGTGCGCATGAATGTCAAAGCAGGCACGGCGGTGCTCTTCGACGGGGCCACGTATCATGCCGCCATGGACAACAAGTCCAATCAACAGCGAAGATCGCTCATTTATAATTACGGACCGCTGTTCCTCCGGACTTGGCCGGGTTATGAGCCGAGTCAGAGACTGCTGGAGAACCAAGCGAATACGCCGCTGAGGAACATGCTGCTGGGCGCTTCTCCTTGGCCCAATGCTCCGCATGTGTTCCAATAGCCCGGGAGGACGATGAATTGGATAACTTGCTGCTTCGGCAATTGACGGCCAGATCCAAGCCGATTCGAGTAGGCGTGGCGGGGGCAGGCCGGTTCAGCGCCGGACTTGTCATCCAGGCCGCGCGCATGAAGGGGCTGCAAATATCGGTACTGTACGATGCTCAGCCACAGTATGCGGTTGAGGCGTATATGGCTGCCGGCCACGATAAGAATGATATTCGCGGCGCTGATTCTCCGGCCGGCATTCAAGAGGCGATCGAAGCAGGCAAGCCCGTCATCGCTGCGAATCCTTTCGATATGCTGGCATGCGACCTGGACGTCATCGTGGATTCCACGGGATTGCCAGTATTCGGCGCGCAGTTCGCTTACGAGGCCTTACGGCATAAGAAACACGTGGTGATGGTTAATATCGAAGCGGACGTAGGTGTCGGTCCGGCGCTGCGCAGACTGGCAGAGCAAGAAGGAGTCGTCTATACGCTCGCCGACGGCGATCAGCCCAGTTTGGCGAAGGGGTTGTACGATTGGGCGCAAACGTTAGGGTTCGACGTCCCCGTGCTTGGTAAATGGATGACGGTCCACTCACAGGAGGAGGCGGATCGTCGTCTGAATGACCGCAATGGCATGCGGGATACGGATATCGCGTATTGGGACGGTTCCAAGTATCAAATCGAAATGGCGTGCATGGCGAATATGACCGGTTACGTACCGGATATTCCCGGCATGCATAAGCCCCGGATACCGCTTGTGGAGATTCCGGAAGCGTTCCGTCTCCGCGTTGAAGGGGGCATTTTGAATCGGAGCGGCGTTGTCGACGTCGTGGATGTCCCATACACGGGCGACTTCAACCGGGATCATCTGAATGGCGGCGTCTTCATTGTCATCGGAAGCCCGGATCCCTTCGTCCGGCGCCAGCTGCGGGAGAAAGGCATACCCATGTCATCGGACGGGTCGCAAGGCATCATCTATCGCGCGCATCATCTTGTCGGCATGGAGACACCTATATCCATCGCGAAAGCCGTCTTGCTCGGC
It encodes:
- a CDS encoding GntR family transcriptional regulator; translation: MDNFSFKEQKPTSLRHRITDDIRNAILNGQLKPGDKLRESAIAKEMGVSRGPIREAMRTLEQEGLLHSSPYKETVVAEFSQEEVIEVLIPIRLTIELFAIRSGLSQMTDADFAHMQTFVDGIREAVEREDPAGIVNNDIAFHEYIIQASRASNVMNIWSSIVNRIRLHFFIQNPMYSDPRQIYEEHDILLQAMRAKDIELACRLMKAHIHDENVALLQPALPDDK
- a CDS encoding mandelate racemase/muconate lactonizing enzyme family protein is translated as MKITDVEVLYLKLPQVDASRCDGTQDTLIVRVRTDEGIDGIGEIDSVPVVARAVIEAPPSHSIATGLKELLIGEDPFEVERLWDKMYMGALYYGRTGPVLHAMSGIDIALWDIIGKAANRPTAQMLGGIYRREIPVYASLLMPDTIAEAAKLAEKYMNLGYKAIKFGWGPIGRVSQAFDIELVRTIRSVIGDENRLMIDVGQVWDVKHAIRMAAEFERYGVYWMEEPLPPDDLTGYKLLSEQAGIYIATGEQESGRRSFDRLLREGGVDILQPDLGRCGGLTEARKIAVMAYDRNRKVVPHAFKTGVLVAASAHFAASMPQGDLIEYTLSDSPLARHAVANPLAIKDGCVRLPESPGLGIELDEQTVKKYLVT
- a CDS encoding phytanoyl-CoA dioxygenase family protein, which produces MKLHALTMEQMLAWERDGYLAIEDFLNPEELSVYNAAMDQTLADYKAKGNVMPPNIDQVSGVIEHGELYLQLMEHPRMMGVMRDVFGDAFTMIDNELFIKHPGQVTHASWHRDTTTTMHLGKKRVPFMVKVFYFMADVPYDGGCLSFLPGSRHMPDELLPSSDHGEQMPGHVRMNVKAGTAVLFDGATYHAAMDNKSNQQRRSLIYNYGPLFLRTWPGYEPSQRLLENQANTPLRNMLLGASPWPNAPHVFQ
- a CDS encoding NAD(P)H-dependent oxidoreductase — protein: MDNLLLRQLTARSKPIRVGVAGAGRFSAGLVIQAARMKGLQISVLYDAQPQYAVEAYMAAGHDKNDIRGADSPAGIQEAIEAGKPVIAANPFDMLACDLDVIVDSTGLPVFGAQFAYEALRHKKHVVMVNIEADVGVGPALRRLAEQEGVVYTLADGDQPSLAKGLYDWAQTLGFDVPVLGKWMTVHSQEEADRRLNDRNGMRDTDIAYWDGSKYQIEMACMANMTGYVPDIPGMHKPRIPLVEIPEAFRLRVEGGILNRSGVVDVVDVPYTGDFNRDHLNGGVFIVIGSPDPFVRRQLREKGIPMSSDGSQGIIYRAHHLVGMETPISIAKAVLLGEATGSPKPRASSDVVAVAKRHVKAGETLDGMGGESVRAHLVAAVGSSADDGLPYALAQHVVAGVDIPKGTMITYGMLRERGTDFIWRLREIQDGLNEF